TAAAATGAAGGATCCAACAAGAGGCGGTGTTTCAAACGCTTTAAATGAATGGAGCGAAAAATCTAAAATTGGAATTTTAATTCATGAAAATAAAATTCCAATTAAAGAAAGCGTTAAATCAGCTTGTGAGATGCTTGGTATAGACCCTTTAGAAGTTGGAAACGAAGGAAAAATTCTTATTGCTGTTGTTCCTGAAAAAGCTGAGGAAATACTTGAAGAGTTAAGAAAATTTCCTCAAGGTAAAGATGCTGAAATAATTGGAGAAGCTACAAAAAAATTTAATGGTGTAATATTAGAAACTAGTATTGGAGGAAAAAGAATTTTACCTCCACCGTTAGGAGATCCTGTTCCTAGAATTTGTTAATTTTCAAGTTTTATTTTTATTTTTATGAAAAAAATAGTTGTAAAAACGAAGACTTTTTATATTGATTTTTTCAACTTTAAGTAAAAAGTTTAAGGCGATAAAAGAATGAGTATAGAAAGCATTCTTTGGTCTCCTGTAGTTCTATTTATAGTTTCAATAATTGCAGCAGCAATTATATATGGAATTGGAGGTGCTATATCCCCAAAACCAAAAGTTACACAAGATAAATTATCTCCTTATGCTTGTGGAGAAGATTTCCCCCCAGAAAAAGCTAGATTCTCTATTACTCTTTATAATTACGCTGCTTTATTTTTAATTTTTGATGTTGTGGCTATGGCTGTAATTTTATCCATGGGATTATCTGCGTTAACTCAACCGTTAATTTTAACTTTAACCTTATCATATATAGCTGTTATGTTTATCTCTTTATTAGTCTTGGCTAGAAGAAAGTAAAGATGGGGGCGTTTAAAAAACGTGAATAATGAAGAAATGTTAATTGAAGAATTAAAAAATATTTTTAAAGAAAAGATCAAAGAAGCTAAAATTCAAAGAAGTAGACGTATATTTATAACTGTACCAAAAGAATATTATAGAGAGGTAATTGAATATCTCGCCAAAAATAAAAGTGTAACCCACATCTCAACTATTACTGGAGTTGATGTTGGAAAAGAAATAGAAGTTTTACCTCATTTTTTTGGGGTAGGAGCAGAAATAACTATAAAAACTTCTGTTCCAAAAGATAACCCTGAACTAGATAGTTTAGCTGATATTTTCCCCGCTTCAATATTTTATGAACGGGAAGTTTATGATCTTTTAGGAGTAAAGTTTAAAGGCAACCCTAATCTTGTAAGGCTTCTTCTTCCTGATGATTGGCCTGAAGGAGTATACCCATTAAGGAAAGATTTTAAAGTTGAAAGAAAAAGTGGATAGAAAGAAAAGGAGGAAAATTTAATGGTAATTGTTGAAACTGTTGTAAACACACTTAAATTAATTATCTTCCCCGGCTTCATATTTATAATATTTTTAAGCTTATTTTATGAATGGATAGATAGAAAATTTTATGCTAAGCTTCAAAATAGAGTTGGGCCTCTTTATACAGGACCTTTTGGTCTTCTTCAACCGCTTGCAGATTTTATTAAGCTTCTTTCAAAAGAAGATATTACGCCTGCTGCTGTTGATAAACTATTCTTCATATCTGCACCATTACTAGCCTTAGCTTTAATGCTAACCGGCGTCCTCTTTTTACCGGTTATGAATACATTCGGGATAATATCGTTCAATGGAGATGTAATAGCAGCTATAGCTATAATGACGCTTTTTTGTATTTTAGTTTTCCTGTCTGGATTAGGTTCACTAAATAGATTTGGTATTGTTGGAGCTGAAAGAGCAGTAAGTCAATTGCTTGGCTATGAAATCCCAATGACACTTGCCATAGCTAGCGTAGCGTTAACCGCAAACTCATTAAAAATCTCTGAGATAGTTCTTAAGCAATCTTCATGGTGGTTTATTTTTGGGCCTCAAGCATTAGGATTCGCAATATTTATTATTGCTGCTCAAGCAGAACTTGAACGTGTTCCATTTGATATTCCTGAAGCTGAACAAGAGATAGTGGCTGGTTGGATCACAGAGTTCTCTGGAAGGAAACTTGCGCTTTTCAGATTAGCTAGAGATGTTGAACTTGTTTATGTTTCAGGTTTAGCTGCAACATTTTATTTGGGTGGACCATTAGGTCCAGTAATCCCAGGATTTGAATACATTTTATTCCCGATATACTTTATAATAAAAACTGTTATTATTCTTCTTATAATTTCAATTATTAGAGCGGTATTTGCTAGGTTAAGAATTGATCAAATGGTTAATTTTTCATGGAAATATTTAGTACCAATATCTTTACTTCAGTTGTTTTTAGTTAGAATCATAATTTAAAAGAGGAGGAAATAAAAAAGAGGGAAAATAGAAATGAATGCAGGAATAATTGATTACTTACTTATAATTTTAGCTATAGCTTTTTCTATTTTAGCTACACAATATAAGGAATTAAATAGAGCAATAGGTTTTTTCGCTGTTACTAACGTTATAATCTCAATTATTTTTTATATTCTTGGAGCACCCTACATAGCTGTATTTCAGCTTTTAGTTTATGCTGGAGCTGTTACAGTATTATTTTTAACTGCTTTGCATACTTTAGGAGGGGAAGCAAATGAAAAATAATAATGAAATGGATAAAGCTATTTCAGCCATACTTATATTAATATTAATTGCTTTACTCTTAACCTTTTGTTTCCCCATATTTAAGATTCAACTTCCATCATTAATTGAAAAACCACCTATAGAAAAATTTTTATGGTCTTATCGAGGTTTAGACATTCTAATCCAAGCTTTTTTAATTTTAGCTGCTGCAGCATCTGTTTCAGCTTTATTCAGAGTTGAAAAAGGTCCAGGTGCAATTGAAGAAGCGGCTATAGAAGAATTAAAGGAAAAGGAGGAGTAAAAATGGTTGAAATTTGGCAAACTTATATGTTTTGCAGCTTTATATTAGCTGTTATAGGATTATACACTATAATTTCAATGAGAAACATGATTAGAACAATTATAGGCGTAGAAATAATAACTATTGCAGTAAACTTAAACTTTTTAGCTTTAGGTTTTAGAAACGGTTTTGTAGACTCTTTAGCTCAATCAATAGTTTTTACTTCTATAGTTATTGGAGCTGCTATAGCAGCTGTAGCTTTAACGTTAATAGTAAATGTTTATAGGCATTACGGTACGCTAGATTTAAAGAAAATTAGAAAGTTGAGGTGGTAAAAAAATGGTTGTACCACTAGTTTTACAACCGATAGGAATTTTATTAGTAGCAGCGGGTTTAACACCGTTAATAAGTATTTTAGGTGAAAAAATAAAATTTGAAAAACTTAAAGATTTATTTGCAATTTTAGCTTTTGCTTCAGCATTTTACGCGTTAATATTGCTTTATCTTAAAATTGAAAATTATGGAAGTCAATCATTTATTTTAGATAATTATCTTCCATTAAAGGGGGGTATCGAAATTTATGTTGATTCTTTAAGCTTATTTGTAGCTTTTATATTCTGCGGTTTAGGCTTTTTAGTTTCAATATACTCAGTGAAATATATGAATGTTGATACAGGTCTTGATAGATATTACACACTTTTATTAATT
This is a stretch of genomic DNA from Candidatus Bathyarchaeota archaeon. It encodes these proteins:
- a CDS encoding NADH-quinone oxidoreductase subunit A, which encodes MSIESILWSPVVLFIVSIIAAAIIYGIGGAISPKPKVTQDKLSPYACGEDFPPEKARFSITLYNYAALFLIFDVVAMAVILSMGLSALTQPLILTLTLSYIAVMFISLLVLARRK
- a CDS encoding NADH-quinone oxidoreductase subunit C — its product is MNNEEMLIEELKNIFKEKIKEAKIQRSRRIFITVPKEYYREVIEYLAKNKSVTHISTITGVDVGKEIEVLPHFFGVGAEITIKTSVPKDNPELDSLADIFPASIFYEREVYDLLGVKFKGNPNLVRLLLPDDWPEGVYPLRKDFKVERKSG
- a CDS encoding NADH-quinone oxidoreductase subunit H; this encodes MVIVETVVNTLKLIIFPGFIFIIFLSLFYEWIDRKFYAKLQNRVGPLYTGPFGLLQPLADFIKLLSKEDITPAAVDKLFFISAPLLALALMLTGVLFLPVMNTFGIISFNGDVIAAIAIMTLFCILVFLSGLGSLNRFGIVGAERAVSQLLGYEIPMTLAIASVALTANSLKISEIVLKQSSWWFIFGPQALGFAIFIIAAQAELERVPFDIPEAEQEIVAGWITEFSGRKLALFRLARDVELVYVSGLAATFYLGGPLGPVIPGFEYILFPIYFIIKTVIILLIISIIRAVFARLRIDQMVNFSWKYLVPISLLQLFLVRIII
- a CDS encoding NADH-quinone oxidoreductase subunit J, whose translation is MNAGIIDYLLIILAIAFSILATQYKELNRAIGFFAVTNVIISIIFYILGAPYIAVFQLLVYAGAVTVLFLTALHTLGGEANEK
- a CDS encoding NADH-quinone oxidoreductase subunit K — protein: MVEIWQTYMFCSFILAVIGLYTIISMRNMIRTIIGVEIITIAVNLNFLALGFRNGFVDSLAQSIVFTSIVIGAAIAAVALTLIVNVYRHYGTLDLKKIRKLRW